In the genome of Girardinichthys multiradiatus isolate DD_20200921_A chromosome 7, DD_fGirMul_XY1, whole genome shotgun sequence, one region contains:
- the mitd1 gene encoding MIT domain-containing protein 1 isoform X2, whose protein sequence is MTDNHVSGMEASAVSVLKRAVELDQSGRFQDSLVCYQEGIQLLIDVLKALKDESKRGHYREKIKGYMDRAEQIKAHVNQMKEDGKYHEQIKIPEDATGFSYEALFKPYISSALSEVWVEDPYIRHTHQLYNFLRFCEMLLKLCSKVKRIHLLTSQDEADKTQQSSALSELRDSLGGQGVTLDVQYSSTIHDREIRLDNGWIIKIGRGLDYFKKPQGRFSIGYCDYDLRRCQETSVDIFHTKHTKTL, encoded by the exons ATGACAGACAACCATGTGTCCGGCATGGAGGCTTCGGCCGTGTCCGTCCTGAAACGGGCCGTGGAGCTGGACCAGAGCGGCCGCTTTCAAGACTCTCTAGTCTGCTACCAGGAGGGGATCCAGCTACTCATAGACGTGCTGAAAG CTTTAAAGGATGAGTCAAAGAGAGGACACTACAGGGAGAAGATCAAGGGCTACATGGACAGAGCAGAGCAAATCAAAGCTCATGTGAACCAGATGAAAGAAG ATGGTAAATATCACGAGCAGATAAAGAtcccagaggatgccacaggctTCAGCTATGAGGCTCTGTTTAAACCATACATCAGCAGCGCTCTCTCAGAGGTTTGGGTGGAGGATCCATACATACGTCATACCCACCAG TTGTACAACTTCCTGCGGTTCTGTGAGATGTTGCTAAAATTGTGCAGCAAGGTGAAAAGGATCCACCTCCTCACATCACAGGATGAA GCTGATAAAACCCAGCAGAGCAGCGCTCTGTCCGAGCTGAGAGACAGTCTGGGTGGTCAGGGGGTGACTTTGGATGTGCAGTACTCCTCCACCATCCATGACAGGGAGATCAG GTTGGACAATGGTTGGATCATAAAAATCGGAAGAGGGTTGGACTACTTCAAAAAGCCACAG GGCCGGTTCTCTATCGGATATTGTGACTATGACCTCAGACGCTGCCAAGAGACCTCTGTAGACATTTtccacacaaaacacacaaaaactctATGA
- the mitd1 gene encoding MIT domain-containing protein 1 isoform X1 yields the protein MTDNHVSGMEASAVSVLKRAVELDQSGRFQDSLVCYQEGIQLLIDVLKALKDESKRGHYREKIKGYMDRAEQIKAHVNQMKEDGKYHEQIKIPEDATGFSYEALFKPYISSALSEVWVEDPYIRHTHQLYNFLRFCEMLLKLCSKVKRIHLLTSQDEQADKTQQSSALSELRDSLGGQGVTLDVQYSSTIHDREIRLDNGWIIKIGRGLDYFKKPQGRFSIGYCDYDLRRCQETSVDIFHTKHTKTL from the exons ATGACAGACAACCATGTGTCCGGCATGGAGGCTTCGGCCGTGTCCGTCCTGAAACGGGCCGTGGAGCTGGACCAGAGCGGCCGCTTTCAAGACTCTCTAGTCTGCTACCAGGAGGGGATCCAGCTACTCATAGACGTGCTGAAAG CTTTAAAGGATGAGTCAAAGAGAGGACACTACAGGGAGAAGATCAAGGGCTACATGGACAGAGCAGAGCAAATCAAAGCTCATGTGAACCAGATGAAAGAAG ATGGTAAATATCACGAGCAGATAAAGAtcccagaggatgccacaggctTCAGCTATGAGGCTCTGTTTAAACCATACATCAGCAGCGCTCTCTCAGAGGTTTGGGTGGAGGATCCATACATACGTCATACCCACCAG TTGTACAACTTCCTGCGGTTCTGTGAGATGTTGCTAAAATTGTGCAGCAAGGTGAAAAGGATCCACCTCCTCACATCACAGGATGAA CAGGCTGATAAAACCCAGCAGAGCAGCGCTCTGTCCGAGCTGAGAGACAGTCTGGGTGGTCAGGGGGTGACTTTGGATGTGCAGTACTCCTCCACCATCCATGACAGGGAGATCAG GTTGGACAATGGTTGGATCATAAAAATCGGAAGAGGGTTGGACTACTTCAAAAAGCCACAG GGCCGGTTCTCTATCGGATATTGTGACTATGACCTCAGACGCTGCCAAGAGACCTCTGTAGACATTTtccacacaaaacacacaaaaactctATGA